The stretch of DNA CACACTCCAAGCAGGCTTGGATGAGGAAGTCAAGAGGCATTTCTGGGAGGATTTGAATGAGATAGTGTGTGCTATCCTGCATACCGAGAAGCTTTTTATATGAGGAGATTTCAACGGCCACATTGGAGCGACGTCTGGGGGGGGGGGTATGATGATGTGCATGGTGGCTTTGGTTTTGGAGAAAGAAACGGAGGAGGAACGTCTCTACTGGATATTGCTAGATCATATGATTTGGTGATAACAAACTCGACTTTCCCGAAGAAGAGAGAGCACTTGGTCACCTTTCGGAGTTTGGTGACCGAGGTTCAGATTGGTTATTTACTCTACACGAAGTCTAATAGAGGACTTTGCACGGATTTccaggtcatcccgagtgagaacctctcGACCCTTCATAGACTCCTTAtcatggaccttgagatcacAAGGAAGAGAAGGAAGAGGGAAATATATAGTCAACATAGGgtcaagtggggagccttgacggaAACTAAAGCGCAGGAATTGCGGGTCAAGCTGGTGACTATgggggcttggaggagtagtggggaaGCATGCGCTATGTGGACCACGACTGTGCAGTGCATTAGGGAAGCTgcgagagaggtattaggggtaTTAAAGGCTTACTCTGGTGGTCACAAGGGATACTGGTGGTAGAATGGAGAGGTACAAGGAAAAGTGGAATCCAAGAATTCATTGTATTTGAGGCTAGTGGAAAGTgtagacgaggaggagaagagaGCGAGTAgggagcattataagttggctaagaaagatGCAAAGCTAGCAGTTACGGCGGCCATGACTATAACTTTTAGTCGTTTATATGAGGAACTCGAGGACCGAGGTAGGGATAAtaggttgttcaggttagccaaggcaCGAGAAAGGAAGGCGCGTGACTTGGACTAAGTAAAGCGCATTaaggacgaagaaggtagagttgtgttggatgaggggcttatccattggagatggcagacctacttctatagtctcttgaacgaggaggggACAGAAGCATTGTACTAGGTGATTTAAAACTATTCGGGAGTcattgtgactttgggtattgtaagCGGATTAGAATTGATGAAGTTGAGAGGGCTATGtataagatgagtaggggcaaagcgaccgggacggatgaaatcccggtggagttttggaagagtgcgggtGAGGCAGGCTTGAGTGGCTCAGTAggatatttaatgtcatttttagaatggAGAAGATGctcgaagagtggaggtggagcacgatggttcatgtatacaagaacaagggtgatatccaaaattgcaataactatcggggtatcaagctgcttagccatactatgaaagtctgggagagagtggcAGAGCTAAGGAAGAGAGGGAGTGTGTCTATTTCTGAGAACCAGTTTGGGTCtatgccggggcgttcgactacagaagctatccaCCTTGTTAGGCTATTGATCGAatagtatagggagagaaaggaCAAATCGAGGTCCTGAAAATTGAGGTCCgaaaaaatcgaggtcatgaaaaatcgaggtcatgaacaATTGAGGTCTTGAAAAATCAAGTCCATGTAATCGAGGTCAGGTCTgggcagaaactttaagttaccaaacgggggtttcgtcccattgttttccatttttgacaaattggagcttcgggagaggcgatgtttgagagattcttaaggaaaaacatcgggataagtgattttaactcgaaTTTAgtcaatatacacaaatatatcattgttttcatcatttaattagtgttttgagatgaaaatttggtgAAAATGAGAAAGAGTTGTTGGACGAGAATTTTGAAATTtcgaatgggattttgttatcgaatttgagtaaaattggtatggtcgCAGCTTCGCACttgcgatcaaaagcttcgcaggtgcgatcacactagtaggcagcagttccatcatttccttaagtccgaattgTATCTGctaccgtccgaaactcacccgaggcccccgggacctcaaccaaatatatcaacaagtcccataacataatacgaaaCTACTCAAGGACTCAAAACATACTTAACAACATCAAAAAGACGAATTACACCTAAATTctaaatcattgaactttgaaacttcaaattctatatattgtgccgaaacacatcaaatccaTCCGTAATGACTTCAAATCTTGCATACAAGTTACATTTCACATTATGGTCcttttccaatttccaaaatcggatttcgaccccgatacaaaaaagtcaacccctcggtcatactttccaaaaattcaactttcggcatttctagCCAAATTCCACAATGTACCTCcatataatttttcggacacgctcctaagttgaaaattaccatatggatctattggaatcatcaaaactccattccggcgtggtttacacataagtcgacatctggtcactattttaacttaagctttaaaccttggaactaagtgctccaattcattccaaaaccttaccggaccTGAACCATTTACCCCTGCAATTTACACAACAACTGttaagtacaatttgagcagtaaatggggaagcgagattgtaatactcaaaacgacctgccCGGTCGTTAccgtcgtgtacatgttgaactatcttcttaattgttgttttgtactcagtcacaatttacttgtttattCTATCCAGtgtctgttattattattgatacatcatatcattgttatttATGTTGATTTCATGATTACGGAGAGCCCAAGAGAGtgaagagatttatgactgagtgaggccgaggtcctgattgtgagatattatactatagcacacgagttatccgtacggatctagatattgatattatagcacgtgagtagtccgtgcagcacatgagttattcgtgcggattatagcgcttgggctgtaggagccccttcggagtctgtacaccaccagtgagcgcaggtacctactgaatgcgaAGGGCCGAGAGCCTAGTGATTTAGTTATTGTGACGAGTCGAGTAACTATTGTCCAgaaaggttgtacttgcttttcatttgttgtcgCACATAggttctatctgtcattgttgtgaaatctctaaacaatttttatatccggattacatgaaattgaactgtctaaaaattaatttgacttaaactgctagatttgaaagcatgtctattctttccTGGGATTATTGatagtgaactataactgtgtagctcgtcactatcttcagctctttatttattattgttacttgctgagttggttgtactcatactacaccctgcacttcgtgagCAGATCTAGGTGCTCCCAGACATAGCGGGTATTGATTCTCTAGCACAGTTGATTTTCAAAGATTACGAGGTAGATGTCGTATtttgcagaccttgcctctccttccctgtctccttatttactgtatttggtctcacactattatagactatatttttcagacttgtattcatattagatgctcatgtactctaagacaccaggttttgggagtgtttatatctgtAATTATGAGGTCTTTTATTACactcaaattattatgtttttcaaactttaagaaaatatggttttattaaggttgtcggcttgcctagtatcgagataggtgccATTGCGATAGGTGAGATATTTGGGTCGTGACCTTTATGCTTTTTTCTGTTGAGGCAAGTCATCCACTGATATAAGAGG from Nicotiana tomentosiformis chromosome 11, ASM39032v3, whole genome shotgun sequence encodes:
- the LOC138902136 gene encoding uncharacterized protein, yielding MDLEITRKRRKREIYSQHRVKWGALTETKAQELRVKLVTMGAWRSSGEACAMWTTTVQCIREAARENGEVQGKVESKNSLYLRLVESVDEEEKRASREHYKLAKKDAKLAVTAAMTITFSRLYEELEDRGRDNRLFRLAKARERKARDLD